A genomic window from Sphingobacterium spiritivorum includes:
- the rpsS gene encoding 30S ribosomal protein S19: MARSIKKGPYIDHNLERKVLSMNETNKKSVIKTWSRRSMISPDFVGHTFAVHNGNKFIPVYVTENMVGHKLGEFAPTRTFRGHAEKKK; this comes from the coding sequence ATGGCTCGTTCAATTAAAAAAGGTCCTTATATCGATCACAACTTAGAAAGAAAAGTTCTTTCTATGAATGAAACTAACAAAAAGTCAGTTATCAAAACATGGTCTCGTAGATCAATGATTTCACCTGATTTTGTTGGCCATACCTTCGCAGTGCACAACGGGAATAAATTTATCCCTGTTTATGTAACAGAGAATATGGTTGGTCACAAACTTGGTGAATTCGCGCCTACGCGTACATTCAGAGGTCACGCAGAAAAGAAAAAATAA
- the rpmC gene encoding 50S ribosomal protein L29 codes for MKNSEILELSTEELSARLSEEKAALSKLKFAHAVSAIENPNVIKAARRTIARLNTELSARKAAAKKETASEA; via the coding sequence ATGAAAAATTCAGAAATTTTAGAATTATCAACAGAGGAATTATCAGCTCGTCTTTCAGAAGAAAAAGCTGCCCTTAGCAAATTGAAATTTGCACATGCTGTTTCTGCAATTGAGAACCCTAACGTAATCAAAGCAGCTCGCAGAACAATCGCTCGTCTTAATACAGAGTTGAGTGCTCGTAAAGCTGCCGCTAAAAAAGAAACAGCCTCTGAGGCATAA
- the rplV gene encoding 50S ribosomal protein L22 produces MEATRKLKKSVLIKQRKEQEKAQIGGASTAKLLNCPTSPRKMRLVVDLIRGEKVENALYILKHSSKEAASRVEKLLLSAIKNWEAHNEGQSVEDSALFVKEVSVGGGRQLKRLRPAPQGRGYRIRKRSNHVTLVVDSLNNVNN; encoded by the coding sequence ATGGAAGCAACAAGAAAACTTAAAAAGTCTGTTTTAATTAAGCAGCGCAAAGAGCAGGAAAAAGCTCAAATAGGAGGAGCTTCTACTGCCAAATTATTAAACTGCCCTACTTCTCCGCGCAAAATGCGTTTAGTAGTGGACTTAATCCGTGGCGAAAAAGTAGAAAACGCTTTATATATTCTTAAGCACTCTAGCAAAGAAGCTGCAAGCCGTGTAGAAAAATTATTACTATCGGCAATCAAAAACTGGGAGGCTCACAATGAAGGCCAGTCAGTAGAAGATAGCGCTCTATTTGTAAAAGAAGTGTCTGTAGGCGGAGGTCGCCAATTGAAAAGATTGAGACCTGCACCTCAAGGCCGTGGTTACAGAATTCGTAAACGCTCTAACCATGTAACTTTGGTAGTAGATAGTTTAAATAACGTAAACAACTAA
- the rplP gene encoding 50S ribosomal protein L16 — MLQPKRTKFRKMQKGRMKGNASRGAELAFGSFGIKSLEPAWITSRQIEAARIAVTRYMKREGQVWIRIFPDKPVTKKPAEVRMGKGKGAPEYWVAVVRPGRMLFEAEGVPLEVAKEALRLAAQKLPVQTKFVIRRDYVEA, encoded by the coding sequence ATGTTACAGCCAAAAAGAACGAAGTTCAGAAAGATGCAGAAAGGCCGTATGAAAGGTAACGCTTCACGTGGAGCAGAGTTAGCTTTCGGGTCATTCGGTATCAAATCACTGGAGCCAGCATGGATCACCAGCCGCCAGATTGAGGCAGCGCGTATTGCCGTAACACGTTACATGAAACGTGAAGGTCAAGTTTGGATCCGCATTTTTCCTGACAAACCTGTTACCAAAAAACCTGCAGAAGTGCGTATGGGTAAAGGTAAAGGTGCTCCAGAATACTGGGTAGCAGTAGTACGCCCAGGCCGTATGTTATTTGAAGCAGAAGGTGTGCCTTTGGAAGTTGCCAAAGAAGCTTTACGCCTTGCAGCTCAAAAACTTCCGGTTCAAACTAAGTTTGTGATACGTAGAGATTACGTTGAAGCATAA
- the rpsC gene encoding 30S ribosomal protein S3 encodes MGQKANPIGSRLGIIKGWDSNWFGGNNYSDKLVEDEKIRKYLSVRIAKGGVAKVVIERTLKRITVTVHTARPGIVIGKGGQEVDKIKEELKKLTKKDVQINIFEIKRPELDAKLVAEGVAKQLEARISFRRAMKTAIASTMRMGAEGIKVMCSGRLGGAEMARTEQYKEGRTPLHTLRADIDYALAEALTTYGKIGVKVWICKGEVYGKRDLSPNIGQTSNVKTRGGNEGGERRDRDNNNRKGGRGGNNRGGNNNRGGGNNNRGGANRG; translated from the coding sequence ATGGGACAAAAAGCAAATCCAATAGGTAGCAGATTAGGAATCATCAAAGGATGGGATTCTAATTGGTTCGGAGGCAACAACTATTCCGATAAATTGGTTGAGGACGAAAAAATCAGAAAATATCTTTCTGTTCGTATCGCAAAAGGTGGAGTAGCAAAAGTTGTTATTGAAAGAACTTTAAAACGCATCACTGTAACTGTACATACAGCACGCCCGGGTATCGTTATCGGTAAAGGCGGTCAGGAAGTTGACAAGATCAAAGAAGAGTTGAAGAAACTGACTAAAAAGGATGTTCAAATCAACATTTTCGAGATCAAACGTCCTGAGTTAGATGCTAAATTAGTAGCTGAAGGTGTAGCTAAGCAATTAGAAGCACGTATTTCATTCCGTCGTGCAATGAAAACAGCTATCGCATCTACAATGCGTATGGGTGCTGAAGGTATCAAAGTAATGTGTTCTGGTCGTCTTGGTGGTGCTGAAATGGCACGTACTGAGCAGTACAAAGAAGGAAGAACTCCTCTTCACACATTGCGTGCAGATATCGATTATGCATTAGCAGAAGCATTGACTACTTACGGTAAAATCGGTGTTAAGGTGTGGATCTGTAAAGGTGAAGTATACGGTAAACGTGACTTGTCTCCTAACATCGGTCAGACATCTAACGTAAAAACACGTGGTGGAAACGAAGGTGGTGAACGTCGCGACCGTGATAACAACAACCGTAAAGGTGGTCGTGGTGGAAACAACCGTGGTGGAAACAACAACCGTGGTGGCGGAAACAACAACCGTGGTGGTGCAAATAGAGGTTAA